From Myxococcus guangdongensis, the proteins below share one genomic window:
- a CDS encoding putative metal-binding motif-containing protein translates to MRRIALFLFPLLLVACSKDKEQANVAIDIAYTPSFKKGCIVMQAVDEANAENVLTHSFDGEKLANQAPPLKLAVLLREGWGTDVRVTVRAHEQGCSGKQVDEKSLVVDLSGTGAKPKRTVELETPDADGDGFVAVSSEAGKGGTDCDDGDAMRNPSQQEVCDDKDNNCRNGVDEGLPLVAMFRDLDGDGVGGEAIQHCAPVAGVRGYATVGGDCKDDNENIAPGKTEVCDNEDNNCDGRTDEGFDKNWYLDDDGDGVPRAGATVQCDSPGAKYKQYPSGPPFDCRDDDISVAPGKPELCDNKDNNCDGDTDETFTTKGNSCNNLSCTGTVVCNAAQNGVECNAQAPRMFYPDKDGDLDGD, encoded by the coding sequence ATGCGTCGCATAGCCCTATTCCTGTTCCCGTTGCTGCTGGTCGCGTGCTCCAAAGACAAGGAGCAGGCGAACGTCGCCATCGACATTGCCTACACTCCCAGCTTCAAGAAGGGCTGCATCGTGATGCAGGCCGTCGATGAAGCGAATGCGGAGAATGTGCTGACGCACTCCTTTGACGGAGAGAAGCTCGCGAATCAGGCACCCCCGCTGAAGTTGGCGGTGCTCCTACGGGAGGGGTGGGGGACGGACGTTCGAGTCACCGTCCGCGCGCACGAGCAGGGCTGCAGCGGCAAGCAGGTGGATGAGAAAAGCCTGGTGGTCGACCTCTCGGGGACGGGGGCGAAGCCGAAGAGGACCGTGGAGCTTGAGACCCCGGACGCGGATGGGGACGGGTTTGTCGCTGTTTCGAGCGAGGCGGGGAAGGGCGGCACCGACTGCGACGATGGGGACGCGATGCGCAACCCCTCGCAGCAGGAGGTTTGTGACGACAAGGATAACAACTGTCGTAACGGGGTCGACGAGGGACTGCCTCTGGTTGCGATGTTCCGGGACTTGGATGGAGACGGGGTGGGTGGCGAGGCGATCCAGCACTGTGCCCCAGTGGCCGGTGTCCGTGGATATGCGACGGTTGGCGGGGACTGCAAGGACGACAACGAGAACATCGCTCCCGGCAAGACCGAGGTCTGCGACAACGAAGACAACAACTGTGACGGGCGTACCGACGAAGGCTTCGACAAGAACTGGTATCTGGACGATGACGGTGACGGGGTGCCGCGAGCAGGCGCCACCGTTCAATGTGACTCGCCTGGAGCGAAGTACAAGCAATATCCTTCGGGGCCTCCGTTCGACTGCAGAGACGATGACATTAGCGTCGCACCTGGCAAACCGGAGCTTTGTGATAACAAAGATAACAACTGCGACGGAGATACTGACGAGACCTTCACCACGAAGGGTAATTCCTGCAACAACCTGAGTTGCACTGGGACGGTCGTCTGCAATGCCGCCCAGAATGGTGTCGAATGCAATGCGCAAGCCCCGCGAATGTTCTATCCGGACAAGGATGGAGACTTGGACGGAGACA
- a CDS encoding membrane dipeptidase gives MASALSCVPVEEGESPSSPAEAETEKTARLAGVPGFAELHHHMFAEEAFGGGWFHGTVTDALTRCDGGWPESDHARVRMDLSHLLNLCPNSKNIDLRGVPVLSQLFGVAGAVGSEFLGKIEGTQGDTGLHDGRRNPNSEWPRWDTIAHQQSWEGWLRQAHQGGMSLVVVSAVSNGFLCDALPPQNRTRACDEMMDVEVQLQKARDFAATRDWVDLALTPADARRIIGEGKLAMVLSIETSKLFGTRDWRAELERFHGLGVRTLQPVHQLDNRFGGAAPHNAIFQAAQFLENCHIDSDCGLTVGGMTLGFDVDGSCKNTKGLTGEGRQLVQAMMDKGMLIDLAHLSEKGIQDAYSVAETNKYYPLYVSHGHFREVMNGKLAENEKTTPAWVVQMLRRTGGMFGLRTAHDETRTYTKSGVANNCQGSTRSFAQAYEFGRQGLKVPMAFGADFNGFIQQTRPRFGDHGACSAGFEAEADAQARQQELQGPGRLGTAFDEAGLAHVGLLPDMVKDLKNLGVNTAGLTGSSETFIRMWERAALPRVGMADPANDIDTSGVAAWVKPEDREAAYPTVCGKHYAPDSKDMNEQCRFDDECLTEQCSSVLCSLIKGRCVCNGDEDCGGVGYCQKDTPGNPADNDCVPKKADWVSCSRDGQCQSGACGGCANAVGWCYTPDSKGYGETCKSDRECRTDRCSADCYLNPTGSCLCDSDSHCGASQYCGWGLNSGKCQNKKGRGAACGSGRECLSGTCRWSFTCK, from the coding sequence ATGGCATCCGCGTTGTCCTGCGTGCCTGTCGAAGAGGGCGAGAGCCCCTCGTCACCCGCGGAGGCTGAAACAGAGAAGACGGCGAGGCTGGCCGGCGTGCCGGGCTTCGCGGAGCTGCACCACCACATGTTCGCCGAGGAGGCGTTTGGTGGTGGTTGGTTCCACGGCACGGTGACGGACGCGCTCACGCGGTGTGACGGAGGGTGGCCGGAGAGCGACCACGCGCGGGTGCGGATGGACTTGAGCCACCTGCTGAACCTGTGTCCGAACTCGAAGAACATCGACCTGCGCGGGGTGCCGGTGCTGTCGCAGCTGTTCGGCGTGGCGGGCGCGGTGGGCTCGGAGTTCCTGGGCAAGATTGAGGGCACGCAGGGCGACACGGGCCTGCACGACGGGCGGCGCAACCCGAACAGCGAGTGGCCGCGCTGGGACACGATTGCGCACCAGCAGTCGTGGGAGGGGTGGCTGCGCCAGGCGCACCAGGGCGGCATGTCGCTGGTGGTGGTGTCGGCGGTGAGCAACGGCTTCCTGTGTGATGCGTTGCCGCCGCAGAACCGCACGCGGGCGTGCGACGAGATGATGGACGTGGAGGTGCAGCTGCAGAAGGCGCGCGACTTCGCGGCGACGCGGGACTGGGTGGACCTGGCGCTGACGCCGGCGGACGCGCGACGCATCATCGGCGAGGGGAAGCTGGCGATGGTGTTGTCCATCGAGACGAGCAAGCTGTTCGGCACGAGGGACTGGCGAGCGGAGCTGGAGCGCTTCCACGGGTTGGGGGTGCGCACGTTGCAGCCGGTGCACCAGCTGGACAACCGGTTCGGTGGCGCGGCGCCGCACAACGCCATCTTCCAGGCGGCGCAGTTCCTGGAGAACTGTCACATCGACTCGGACTGTGGGCTGACGGTGGGCGGGATGACGTTGGGGTTCGACGTGGATGGGAGCTGCAAGAACACGAAGGGTCTGACGGGCGAGGGGCGGCAGCTGGTGCAGGCGATGATGGACAAGGGGATGCTCATCGACCTGGCGCACCTGTCGGAGAAGGGCATCCAGGATGCGTACTCGGTGGCGGAGACGAACAAGTACTACCCGCTGTACGTGAGCCACGGGCACTTCCGTGAGGTGATGAACGGGAAGCTGGCGGAGAACGAGAAGACGACGCCGGCGTGGGTGGTGCAGATGTTGCGGCGCACGGGCGGCATGTTCGGTCTGCGCACGGCGCATGACGAGACGCGGACGTATACGAAGTCCGGCGTGGCGAACAACTGCCAGGGGTCGACGCGCTCGTTCGCGCAGGCGTACGAGTTTGGCCGTCAGGGGTTGAAGGTTCCGATGGCGTTCGGCGCGGACTTCAACGGGTTCATCCAGCAGACGCGGCCGCGGTTCGGAGACCACGGGGCGTGCTCGGCGGGGTTCGAGGCGGAGGCGGACGCGCAGGCGCGTCAGCAGGAGCTGCAGGGGCCTGGGCGGTTGGGGACGGCGTTCGACGAGGCGGGTCTGGCGCACGTGGGGTTGTTGCCGGACATGGTGAAGGACCTGAAGAACCTGGGGGTGAACACGGCGGGGCTGACGGGCTCGTCGGAGACGTTCATCCGGATGTGGGAGCGGGCGGCGTTGCCGCGGGTGGGGATGGCGGACCCGGCGAACGACATCGACACGTCGGGGGTGGCGGCGTGGGTGAAGCCGGAGGACCGGGAGGCGGCGTACCCGACGGTGTGTGGGAAGCACTACGCGCCGGACAGCAAGGACATGAACGAGCAGTGCCGGTTCGACGATGAGTGCCTGACGGAGCAGTGTTCGTCGGTGTTGTGCAGCCTCATCAAGGGGCGGTGTGTGTGCAACGGGGACGAGGACTGTGGCGGGGTGGGGTACTGCCAGAAGGACACGCCGGGGAATCCGGCGGACAACGACTGTGTGCCGAAGAAGGCGGACTGGGTGTCATGCAGTCGGGATGGGCAGTGCCAGTCGGGGGCGTGTGGCGGGTGTGCGAACGCGGTGGGGTGGTGCTACACGCCGGATTCGAAGGGGTACGGGGAGACGTGCAAGTCGGATAGGGAGTGCAGGACGGACCGTTGCAGCGCGGACTGTTACCTGAATCCGACGGGCAGTTGCCTGTGCGACAGCGACTCGCACTGTGGTGCGAGCCAGTACTGTGGCTGGGGGCTGAACTCGGGCAAGTGCCAGAACAAGAAGGGCCGAGGGGCGGCCTGCGGCTCTGGCCGCGAGTGCCTGTCGGGCACGTGTCGGTGGTCCTTCACGTGTAAGTAG
- a CDS encoding CapA family protein yields the protein MPSPVLLLVPVLFAAAPTHVELVFGGDVIPHGEVKTVAKLHARNGAEPPEGGPSPSLNNEGWDHIFGPIADVLRTADIGVLNLETPVTDNKKAVTRELLFNAPSAMARAMARAGVKVVSTGNNHARDQLPTGLVETLRHLDAMGLRHTGTGATRDAAWEPVFMDVRGMKVGFLSFTRWLNGFSNPKDAEAPHVAFVPYPQHRFHRGLTTDEVTQKVRELSAQCDALIVLVHWGVEYADSPHPDDRKLGQALLDAGALAVVGHHPHVLQPLEGYTTADGRRGLIAFSLGNLVANQDRFYLHAPKPKKGVAGDKRDSMLLRVSLTRPSPESRVVLGDVAVLPVWIENNAVGRKRKETRNIQPVLIDRELEAVTERLATLAARPAPQDKETKEERAELERRLDGSRHRRERILRMLPEGFAVASPALRQRATAYIPPAYVPPVYEAPVVSEPAGP from the coding sequence GTGCCTTCGCCTGTCTTGTTGTTGGTCCCCGTGCTGTTCGCCGCCGCGCCCACCCACGTCGAGCTCGTGTTCGGCGGGGATGTGATTCCGCATGGGGAGGTGAAGACGGTGGCGAAGCTGCACGCGCGCAACGGCGCCGAGCCTCCCGAGGGCGGGCCCTCGCCGTCGCTCAACAACGAGGGCTGGGACCACATCTTCGGCCCCATCGCGGACGTGCTGCGCACCGCGGACATCGGCGTCCTGAACCTGGAGACGCCCGTCACGGACAACAAGAAGGCGGTGACGCGCGAGCTGCTCTTCAACGCACCGTCGGCCATGGCCCGCGCCATGGCTCGCGCCGGCGTGAAGGTGGTGTCCACCGGGAACAACCACGCCAGGGACCAGCTCCCCACGGGCCTGGTGGAGACGCTGCGACACCTGGATGCGATGGGTCTGCGCCACACGGGGACGGGCGCGACGAGGGATGCCGCGTGGGAGCCCGTCTTCATGGACGTGCGGGGCATGAAGGTGGGCTTCCTGTCCTTCACGCGCTGGCTCAACGGCTTCAGCAACCCGAAGGACGCCGAGGCGCCGCACGTGGCCTTCGTGCCGTACCCGCAGCACCGCTTCCACCGAGGCCTGACGACGGACGAGGTGACGCAGAAGGTGCGCGAGCTCTCGGCCCAGTGTGACGCGCTCATCGTCCTGGTGCACTGGGGTGTCGAGTACGCGGACAGCCCGCACCCGGATGACCGCAAGCTGGGGCAGGCGCTGCTGGACGCGGGGGCGCTGGCCGTCGTGGGGCATCATCCCCACGTGCTCCAGCCGCTGGAGGGCTACACCACCGCGGACGGACGGCGAGGGCTCATCGCGTTCTCGCTCGGCAACCTGGTGGCGAACCAGGACCGCTTCTATCTCCACGCGCCCAAGCCGAAGAAGGGCGTGGCCGGCGACAAGCGAGACTCCATGCTGCTGCGAGTCTCCCTGACGCGCCCGAGCCCGGAGTCGAGGGTGGTGCTGGGCGACGTCGCGGTGCTGCCCGTCTGGATTGAGAACAACGCCGTGGGCCGCAAGCGCAAGGAGACACGCAACATCCAGCCGGTGCTCATCGACCGGGAGCTGGAGGCGGTGACGGAGCGCCTGGCGACGCTGGCCGCGCGTCCCGCCCCGCAGGACAAGGAGACGAAGGAGGAGCGCGCGGAGCTCGAGCGCCGGCTGGATGGCTCCCGTCACCGCAGGGAGCGAATCCTCCGCATGCTGCCCGAGGGCTTCGCCGTCGCCTCCCCCGCGCTGCGACAGCGAGCCACCGCATACATCCCTCCAGCCTACGTGCCGCCCGTCTACGAGGCCCCCGTGGTGTCGGAGCCCGCGGGCCCCTGA
- a CDS encoding helix-turn-helix domain-containing protein, which translates to MTRSITTLGANITRARLRRGLKQVDLAKKTGLALGTLKRIEAGSPTTAISAYFVVLWALGLEREFANLASPDRDEEGKTLEAARQPKRASSSRSLDADF; encoded by the coding sequence GTGACCCGGTCAATCACCACCCTGGGCGCCAACATCACTCGCGCTCGGCTTCGTCGCGGACTGAAGCAAGTCGACCTCGCGAAGAAGACAGGGCTGGCCCTGGGCACCCTCAAGCGCATCGAGGCGGGAAGTCCCACCACCGCCATCAGCGCGTACTTCGTGGTGTTGTGGGCCTTGGGGCTCGAGCGCGAGTTCGCGAATCTCGCCTCTCCTGACCGTGACGAGGAAGGAAAGACACTCGAAGCCGCTCGCCAACCCAAGCGGGCCTCTTCCTCGAGGAGCTTGGATGCCGACTTCTGA
- a CDS encoding type II toxin-antitoxin system HipA family toxin — protein MPTSEALRCYVYIQLPGSLDVVTCGLFEQRDGVGRFVYGRSYRSNPLAVELEKFDLPLGSNTFETARLGGIFGALRDSSPDAWGRTVIERQLGRAELTEVDFLLHSPEDRAGALSFGVDTAPPAPIHQFNKVLQLDVLMREAARIEQGLAPSTPQVDSLIQPGSSLGGARPKNVVEDDEGLWVAKFPARNDRWNNAVVEAGMLRLAQECGLRAAFGRVLSVAGQDVLLVRRFDRERVDGGGYLRHRMVSALTVLRADENPLDRSKWSYLLLADELKRWVAHPDQDLRELFSRMVFNALISNVDDHPRNHALIAPGTAWNLSPAYDLTPAPQASIERDLAMEVGSTKNRRANRTNLLSECGRFRVSRDEASRLIDQMKATVSARWRDVVTECGGTAADLNAISRAFDYEGFEYTP, from the coding sequence ATGCCGACTTCTGAAGCCCTCCGCTGTTACGTCTACATCCAGCTTCCGGGTTCGCTCGACGTCGTCACCTGCGGGCTCTTCGAACAGAGGGACGGCGTCGGTCGCTTCGTCTACGGAAGGAGCTACCGGTCCAATCCCCTCGCCGTCGAGCTGGAGAAGTTCGACCTCCCCCTGGGCTCGAACACCTTCGAGACCGCCAGGCTCGGCGGCATCTTCGGCGCGCTGAGGGACTCCTCTCCGGATGCCTGGGGACGCACCGTCATCGAGCGTCAGCTCGGCCGCGCGGAACTCACCGAGGTCGACTTCCTCCTGCACTCGCCCGAAGACCGTGCGGGAGCATTGTCCTTCGGCGTCGACACCGCACCACCCGCGCCCATCCACCAGTTCAACAAGGTCCTCCAGTTGGACGTCCTCATGCGCGAAGCAGCTCGCATCGAGCAGGGCCTCGCGCCATCGACGCCCCAGGTGGACTCACTCATCCAGCCCGGCAGCTCCCTGGGTGGCGCACGGCCCAAGAACGTCGTCGAGGACGACGAGGGCCTGTGGGTCGCCAAGTTCCCCGCGCGCAACGACCGCTGGAACAATGCCGTGGTCGAAGCCGGCATGCTGCGATTGGCGCAAGAGTGTGGACTGCGCGCCGCCTTCGGCAGAGTCCTCTCCGTCGCCGGACAGGATGTCCTGCTGGTGCGTCGCTTCGACCGGGAACGCGTGGACGGCGGCGGCTACTTGCGACACCGCATGGTCAGCGCGCTGACCGTCCTACGTGCCGACGAGAATCCACTGGACCGCTCGAAGTGGTCCTATCTCCTGCTCGCGGACGAACTGAAGCGCTGGGTCGCCCATCCGGACCAGGACCTGCGGGAGCTGTTCTCCCGCATGGTGTTCAACGCGCTCATCTCGAATGTCGATGACCATCCGCGCAACCACGCGCTCATCGCCCCAGGCACGGCGTGGAACCTCTCTCCCGCCTATGACCTCACACCCGCACCCCAGGCCAGCATCGAGCGGGACCTGGCCATGGAGGTCGGGAGCACGAAGAACCGCCGCGCCAACCGCACCAATCTGCTCAGCGAGTGCGGTCGGTTCCGCGTGTCCCGTGACGAAGCGAGCCGGCTCATCGACCAGATGAAGGCCACCGTGTCCGCGCGCTGGCGTGACGTCGTGACGGAATGCGGAGGCACGGCGGCCGACCTGAACGCCATCTCACGCGCGTTCGACTACGAGGGTTTCGAGTACACCCCCTGA
- a CDS encoding EGF domain-containing protein, protein MKVDRGVTASRWLSAAFAFVVGGCGVGLEEDTLPTEDVVTREQALAPNYANAVVQSGVTLVANPQNAVGAPDGQTASFLSLLGGALTLDMGQGEEGTGPLRIYYQGLSLGVVTQVEFRRSDMSIIATGQAQLLDLGLGTHSTLVSYIQPAPYRYVTLRGAVLSLYQVDAVEATGSAGTGLCGDGMVGTGEQCDDGGRVAGDGCSATCQMEPGYTCLGQPSVCHDVNECTNGAARCSPNAHCANTPGSYTCTCRPGYTGNGFTCVDIDECAMGMDTCPAGEQCVNTPGGFECNPASCMSPRVQCGSVCADLSSDPNNCGCCGNVCGAGRTCASGVCVGGGGGGWEPLRFTATWGRDGDADLVVRTPTGKIVSYGNPGPGVATDQGRFEGDVASGMGPENVAWAAGTTPPAGTYDVCLKAANFHPAAGEASPVPYSVTVKRAGQADQVFTGALKRQDVGDECHPKHHAYVGSVVVH, encoded by the coding sequence ATGAAGGTCGATCGTGGTGTCACGGCGTCGCGCTGGTTGAGCGCGGCGTTCGCATTCGTCGTGGGTGGTTGCGGAGTCGGGCTCGAGGAAGACACGTTGCCGACGGAGGACGTGGTGACGCGGGAGCAGGCGCTGGCTCCGAACTACGCGAACGCGGTGGTCCAGAGTGGCGTCACGCTGGTGGCCAATCCGCAGAACGCGGTGGGGGCGCCGGACGGGCAGACCGCGAGCTTCCTGAGCCTGTTGGGCGGCGCGCTGACCTTGGACATGGGGCAGGGCGAGGAGGGCACGGGGCCCCTGCGCATCTACTACCAGGGGTTGTCGCTGGGGGTGGTGACGCAGGTGGAGTTCCGGCGCTCGGACATGAGCATCATCGCGACGGGGCAGGCGCAGCTGCTCGACCTGGGCCTGGGGACGCACTCCACGCTGGTGTCGTACATCCAGCCGGCGCCCTACCGCTACGTGACGCTGCGAGGCGCGGTGCTGTCGCTGTACCAGGTGGACGCGGTGGAGGCCACGGGGAGCGCGGGGACAGGGCTCTGTGGGGACGGGATGGTGGGGACGGGCGAGCAGTGTGACGACGGAGGCCGGGTGGCGGGTGATGGCTGTAGCGCCACGTGCCAGATGGAGCCGGGCTACACGTGCCTGGGCCAGCCGAGCGTGTGCCATGACGTCAACGAATGCACCAACGGCGCGGCGCGGTGCTCGCCGAACGCGCACTGCGCGAACACGCCGGGCAGCTACACGTGCACGTGCCGGCCGGGCTACACGGGCAATGGCTTCACGTGTGTGGACATCGACGAGTGCGCGATGGGGATGGACACGTGCCCGGCGGGTGAGCAGTGCGTGAACACGCCGGGGGGCTTCGAGTGCAATCCGGCGAGCTGCATGTCGCCGAGGGTCCAGTGCGGCTCGGTGTGCGCGGACCTGTCGTCGGACCCGAACAACTGCGGCTGCTGTGGCAACGTCTGTGGGGCGGGGAGGACGTGCGCGTCGGGCGTGTGCGTGGGCGGTGGTGGTGGCGGATGGGAGCCGCTGCGGTTCACGGCGACGTGGGGTCGGGACGGAGACGCGGACCTGGTGGTGCGGACGCCGACGGGGAAGATTGTGTCCTACGGCAACCCGGGGCCTGGCGTTGCCACGGACCAGGGGCGGTTCGAGGGGGACGTGGCGAGCGGGATGGGGCCGGAGAACGTGGCCTGGGCCGCGGGGACGACGCCGCCGGCGGGGACGTACGACGTGTGCCTGAAGGCGGCCAACTTCCACCCGGCGGCGGGGGAAGCGAGCCCGGTGCCCTACTCGGTGACGGTGAAGCGGGCGGGGCAGGCGGACCAGGTCTTCACGGGAGCGCTGAAGCGTCAGGACGTCGGCGACGAGTGCCACCCGAAGCACCACGCCTACGTCGGCTCCGTCGTGGTCCACTGA
- a CDS encoding MXAN_0125 family MYXO-CTERM protein: MRTTFIPRGLSMVLAAVVVGSAWPARAESEPCDCVTERQSVVSEKPCLIISTYATCGTSRIRNACDEPVTLVGWPLAGCEGATVCDEELLPNEEVSFYFANDKREDPLRKGQVEERFEEEHYVVSVDGQEHDVVVSANVSCVSRDTSSGGCSATSTGGGLLLGGVLALLGAMLRSRHAGR, from the coding sequence ATGCGAACGACGTTCATTCCCCGGGGTCTGTCCATGGTGTTGGCGGCGGTGGTGGTGGGCTCGGCGTGGCCGGCCCGGGCCGAGAGCGAGCCGTGTGACTGCGTCACCGAGCGACAGAGCGTGGTGTCGGAGAAGCCGTGCCTCATCATCTCCACCTACGCCACGTGTGGCACCAGCCGAATCCGCAATGCCTGTGACGAGCCCGTGACGCTGGTGGGCTGGCCCCTGGCGGGCTGTGAGGGCGCGACAGTCTGTGACGAGGAACTCCTGCCGAACGAGGAGGTCTCCTTCTACTTCGCCAACGACAAGCGCGAGGACCCGCTGCGGAAGGGGCAGGTCGAGGAGCGCTTCGAGGAGGAGCACTACGTCGTCTCCGTGGACGGCCAGGAGCACGACGTCGTCGTCTCGGCGAACGTGTCCTGTGTGTCGCGGGACACGTCGTCGGGAGGCTGTTCTGCCACGTCCACCGGTGGCGGGCTGTTGCTCGGGGGCGTGCTGGCCCTCCTGGGCGCGATGCTCCGGAGTCGTCACGCCGGGCGCTGA
- a CDS encoding DUF4215 domain-containing protein, producing the protein MANRLDGRSSVLLWGALGLGLLGACDVIAPDERPESGQAQALSAHPYANAVAPGTSAVVLNPNGAVGAPDGQVATLVSVLNTVLLLDMGEPEMGDLRVYYRGLSLALVAQVDFLDAHGALIGTGLLHLVELGLGTHVAVVLNPKPGKPYRYVRLRGSVLGLYGVDAVEAEGYAFCGDGRVGGAEVCDDGNQQSGDGCDSVCQVEPGYACEGSAPSVCEDIDECANGTDTCAPEEVCVNTPGGFECEAPACLPPRLVCDGVCVDPSSNDSHCGACGNACGPGRNCAVGTCVGTGTLQFTATWGREGDADLAVDTPTGKRIFFANRGPDEGTDFGELDVDAMGGMGPENVFWASGRTPPSGTYDVCLYSVSFSPAPSPETPVPYVLRVRRLGQADLVITGQVTVSPRSFECAPGEDGHIASVSYP; encoded by the coding sequence GTGGCGAATCGTCTGGATGGAAGGTCGTCGGTCTTGTTGTGGGGCGCGTTGGGGCTGGGGCTGCTCGGCGCGTGTGATGTCATCGCGCCTGACGAGCGCCCGGAGTCGGGCCAGGCGCAGGCGCTGTCCGCGCACCCGTATGCGAACGCGGTGGCGCCGGGGACGAGCGCCGTGGTGTTGAACCCGAACGGCGCGGTGGGCGCTCCGGATGGGCAGGTGGCGACGCTGGTGTCCGTGTTGAACACGGTGCTCCTGCTGGACATGGGCGAGCCGGAGATGGGCGACCTGCGGGTGTATTACCGGGGCCTGTCGCTGGCCCTGGTCGCGCAGGTGGACTTCCTCGATGCGCACGGCGCGCTCATCGGGACGGGCCTGCTGCACCTGGTGGAGCTGGGCCTGGGCACGCACGTCGCGGTGGTGCTGAACCCCAAGCCAGGCAAGCCCTACCGCTATGTGCGGCTGCGCGGCTCCGTGCTCGGCCTGTACGGCGTCGACGCGGTGGAGGCCGAGGGGTACGCCTTCTGTGGTGACGGACGCGTGGGCGGCGCCGAGGTCTGTGACGACGGGAATCAGCAGTCCGGGGATGGGTGCGACAGCGTCTGCCAGGTGGAGCCGGGCTACGCGTGCGAGGGCTCCGCGCCGAGCGTGTGCGAGGACATCGACGAGTGCGCGAACGGCACCGACACCTGCGCGCCGGAGGAGGTCTGCGTCAACACGCCGGGCGGCTTCGAGTGCGAGGCACCGGCCTGTCTGCCTCCGCGGCTCGTCTGTGACGGCGTCTGTGTCGACCCGAGCAGCAATGACAGCCACTGTGGCGCTTGCGGCAACGCCTGTGGACCGGGCCGCAACTGCGCGGTGGGCACGTGCGTGGGGACGGGCACCCTCCAGTTCACCGCGACCTGGGGACGGGAGGGGGACGCGGACCTCGCCGTCGACACGCCGACGGGCAAGCGCATCTTCTTCGCGAACAGAGGCCCCGACGAGGGGACGGACTTCGGCGAGCTGGACGTGGATGCCATGGGGGGCATGGGCCCCGAGAATGTCTTCTGGGCCTCGGGACGGACGCCACCGAGCGGGACCTATGACGTCTGCCTGTACTCCGTCAGCTTCTCTCCCGCCCCGAGCCCCGAGACGCCGGTGCCCTATGTCCTCAGGGTCCGACGCCTCGGACAGGCGGACCTCGTCATCACCGGGCAGGTGACCGTCTCCCCGCGCTCCTTCGAGTGCGCCCCGGGCGAGGATGGCCACATCGCGTCCGTCAGCTATCCGTGA
- the upp gene encoding uracil phosphoribosyltransferase, with product MEFPNCTVVDHPLVKHKLTLMRRTETSTATFRSLLQEISLLLAYEALRDLKVRDEDIQTPMAPMRAPVLEGKKLVLVAIMRAGQGILDGMLQLVPSARVGHIGLYRDPETLTPVEYYYRVPGQLADRDVVVCDPMLATGNSAVAALQRVKRSKPGSLRFVCLLACPEGLANLREHHPDVHVYTAAVDEKLNEHGYIIPGLGDAGDRLFGTKT from the coding sequence ATGGAGTTCCCCAACTGCACCGTGGTGGACCATCCACTGGTGAAGCACAAGCTGACGCTGATGCGGCGCACGGAGACGAGCACCGCCACCTTCCGCTCGCTGCTCCAGGAGATTTCGCTGCTCCTGGCGTACGAGGCGCTGCGGGACTTGAAGGTCCGCGACGAGGACATCCAGACGCCCATGGCGCCCATGCGCGCGCCGGTGCTGGAGGGCAAGAAGCTGGTGCTCGTGGCCATCATGCGCGCGGGTCAGGGCATCCTCGACGGCATGCTCCAGCTGGTGCCCTCCGCGCGCGTGGGCCACATCGGCCTGTACCGCGACCCGGAGACGCTGACGCCGGTGGAGTACTACTACCGCGTGCCTGGGCAGCTGGCGGACCGCGACGTGGTGGTGTGTGACCCGATGCTCGCCACGGGCAACTCCGCGGTGGCGGCGCTCCAGCGCGTCAAGCGCAGCAAGCCCGGCTCGCTGCGCTTCGTGTGTCTGCTGGCCTGTCCGGAGGGACTCGCCAACCTGCGGGAGCATCACCCGGACGTGCACGTCTACACCGCCGCGGTGGACGAGAAGCTCAACGAGCACGGCTACATCATCCCGGGCCTGGGCGACGCGGGCGACCGGCTCTTCGGCACGAAGACCTGA